From the genome of Blautia hydrogenotrophica DSM 10507:
ATTAGGGATTCTGAAGCAGTTGTCACCTCCTCCTTTCATGGAACTATATTTTCCATAATATTTCACAGACCCTTTCTTTCGTTCTTACCACAAGGGACTGGCGGAAGAATACTTGACCTTCTCGATGGACTATGTTTGTCCGACCAAATTATCTTTTCGCCAAACCAAATAGAAAAGCTGAAAAATGAACTTCCATATAATGAAATTGACGTTGTCATTGAAAAAAAACAGCAGGATGCTTTTAAATATTTGAAAAAGGTTGTAATGGCAAGCAAAAGGACGGATTAAAATGAGTATTAAATCAAAAATAAAGTCTGAGTGTCCTTTATTATATCAACTCTATAAAATATTAACCGACATAAAGGATGCTCAAAAAATAAAATCTGCTGAGAACAAATTTTATTCCCTTGCCGATTGGCAAATACGCCAATTAGACTCTGAGCTGTACTTTAAAGCTCAGGGAAAAGTATTGGATTGGAATCACTTATTAACCTATACAGAAAAGATGCAGTGGGCAAAGCTGTATGACAAGGATCCCAGAAAAGTTATTTTATCCGATAAGTATGCAGTAAGAGCTTGGGTCTCGGAAACTATAGGTGAAGAATACTTAATACCCTTAATTGGAGTTTGGGACAAATACGAGGATATAAATTTTAAGGTACTTCCAGAACAGTTTGTAATGAAAACAAATCATGGATCAAACGATGTTGTGATCGTTCGTAGCAAATCGAAATTGTCTTTAGCTCAAAAAATTGAAATGAGACGAAAAATAACAAATTCTTTAAAAAGAGATTATGGAAGTATATACTGTGAACTTCATTATGGAAAAATTCCTGCTAAAATTATAGCAGAAAAGTTTCTTGATTCTGGCGAAACAGATTTGCAAGATTATAAATTTCTATGTTTTTCCGGCAAACCATATTTTTGTTGGGTAGATATCGGAAGGTATACGAAACATAAAAGAAATGTATATGATTTGAATTGGAATTTACAGGATTGGAATCAATTTACTTATGGAAATACGGAATATGAAATTGAAAAACCAAAAAATTTTGACCAAATGATTGGACTTGCTGAGAAACTTTCTCGGGGATTTTCTCATGTTCGAGTAGATCTATATAATATTGATGGAAAAATTTATTTTGGTGAAATGACATTCACAAATGGAAGCGGTTTTGAGAAAATTATACCTCCATCTGCTGATCTTATGCTCGGAAATTTATGGGACATTGATACGAAAAGTAATTCAGAGGACAGTACGAAGAAGTTGGAGCGAGATACAAAATGACTAATACAAATTATCCAATTTGTTACGCTGTAAAGAACAAAAATATAGACATAGTTGCACAGTCCCGGTCAGGAGGAGCATTTACAGCATTCTCAGATGATGTATTAGAAAAAGGCGGTGTAATTTACGGCTGTGTGTTTGAAGGTTTAAAGGTCTTACACATCCGCGCTGTCTCTAAAGAAGGCAGAGATCGAATGAGAAATTCAAAATATATACAAAGCAATATCGAAAATATCTACCTACAAGTAAAAAAAGACTTGGATGCCCAAAAAATAGTCCTTTTTTCAGGAACCCCTTGTCAATGTCATGCTATTAAAAAATATATAGGTAATAAAGTATATGAGAATCTAATCTTGATCGACATCGTCTGTCAGGGAGTTGCCAGCACAAAAGTATGGGAAGATTACTGTGCCTATGTCTCAAAAAAAGTAAAAGAACCAATTGTCAGCGTTTCATTTCGTAATAAAAAATTTGGCTGGAAATCGCATATAGAATCCTTTTATGGGAATAAGAAAGAGTACCATAGTGGAATAATGAGAGATTTAATTTCCAACAGATATATTCTAAGACCATCCTGTTATAGCTGCCCATACAAGAATATGCAAAGACAAGGAGATCTTACACTGGGCGATCTATGGACAGATGAACAAATGAAACTTCCGTTTAATGATTATGACGGTATTTCTCTGGTTTTAGTGAATTCAGATAAAGGACAGGAAATATTCAATGCCTCTGCTTCAAAAACAGAAAGTATAAGAATTGATATTACCAGATGTAAGCAACGTTCACTGCATACGCAGGTCGAACCTCAGAAAAATAGAGAAGCTTTTTGGAAAAATTATAAAAAAAGATCATTTTCTTATATCATCTCGCATTATACAACAGAAACACGAACTAATCGGTTCAAAAAATTTATTAAACAGGTAGTCCGGCGAGGGTAAATTATGGAAAAAACATCAAAATCTCCTATATTGTATAGTAGTAAAGAGGAATGCTGCGGATGCGCTCTTTGCTGCGCCGTATGTCCATCTCAAGCAATTAATATGGAATATGACACGGAAGGTTTTTTGTATCCAGTTATTGATGAGCATAAATGTATAAAATGCAAAAAATGTTTGAAGATATGTTTTTTCCCAAAAAAGACACTATTCAAGGCTGAGAGGAGCTGAACCACTTATTTGATGAATATTGTAAAAGGACTATTAAAAAAATACAACACTTTGCCGATAGCTGCTAAAGCTACTATATGGTTTGTTTTTTGCAGTACACTGCAAAAATGTATCTCTCTGATTACAACGCCTGTCTTCACTAGAATTATGAATACTGAACAATATGGTCAGTTTAGTGTTTATAATTCCTGGTTGCAGATTTTTACGATCATTACTACCTTACGGCTCAATTATGCCGTTTTTAATAAAGGAATGAGCAAATATAAAGACGATCGAGATGGCTATACATCGACAATGCAGTCTTTGACCTTTATTATAACAGGTATTGTATTTCTCATTTATTTGCTCTTTCATAATCAGATTAATGCAATAACAGAATTGCCTACCTTTGTTATGGTAGCTCTATTTCTTGAACTTTTTGTGACTCCCGCAATAGACTTTTGGACAATTCGAAAAAGATATGAGTATATATATAAACCGGTTGTAATACGTACTTTGATTATGGCCGTTTTAAATGCCAGCATCGGTATCGTGGCTGTTTTATTGTCAGAAGAAAAGGGATATGCAAGGATTCTCACCTGTATTCTGGTGAATATTTGTTTTGGTACTGTCTTGTTTATATATAATCGCAGGCACGGCAAAATTTGGTTAAAAAAAGAATACGTTGTTTTCGCATTAAGTTTCAATCTTCCATTGCTTCTGCACTACATTTCTCAATATATCTTGGAACAATTTGACAGGGTAATGATCCAAAAGCTGGTAGGTATAGCTCAGGCGGGAATCTTCAGCGTCGCTTATAATGCAGGAATAATGATGAAAATTGTGACCCAGAGTATTAACAATGCACTGGTGCCCTGGCAGTATGAACAGCTTGAAAAGAAAAATTTCAAAGAGATTGACAATGTTTTATTTGCAGTCTTTTTGCTGATCGGGGGATGTGCTTTAATATTTTCTGCATTTGCACCAGAAATAATGAAAATTTTAGCAGATGAAAAATATTATGAAGCTATATATGTGATACCGCCTGTAGCTATAGGAACGTTTTTCTCATTTGCATATACAACATTTGCGAATGTAGAGTTTTTCTTTAATCAGAATAAATTCACAATGTATATTTCTATGTTAGGAGCAGTCTTGAATATTAGTCTGAATTATCTATGCATTAAGAAATTTGGCTATATTGCTGCTGCATACACAACACTTTTTTGCTACATAGTATTTACTGTTAGCCATTATATTTACATGACGGTAAGCGTTAAGAAAATGTTGGCTGTCTCTAAGGTATTTAACACAAAAAGGATAAGCCTTCTAGCTGTATCAATACTGTTTGTCGGATTAATTTTGATAGGACTGTATGATAAAATAATAATTAGATATCTTTTCATTATTTGTGGGTTAGGAACTCTTTACTTTAAACGGAAGCAAATAATTAATATATCGAAACTTGTACAAAGGAAATAACAGCAGGGTTATATGATGATTCCGGGAAAAAATTTGTTGGATCAATTCTATCCGAAAAATAGCCAACAGTTGGCAGTACCTCTGTTCTGAATCGGTGGTTTCCTATCTCTATATTAAAAATTTACACCACGACAGATCAGAGGTACTTTTATAAACCAGGTATTTTAATTAAATAGCCATTCAATTAGTTCGTTCTGTTCAAAAAAAGGATATAAAACAAGATTCCGGTACTCGATATTCCTAAAGGCTAGTATAAATAATCCCAGAAGAAAAATCCCCAAAATACAGTACATTAGTAAGCGCTTTTTTTGACTTTCTATCATGCTGATTTTACTTACCAGAAAAGTGTAGTTAACCAATAATAATAGTGTGGGAATACGTGCAAATCCTACCCCATAATTCAGGGTCAAGGGAATACATATAAATGATAGCAAATTGATATTAAAGAATAAATTGTCTTTATCATTGTTCATTTTTATTTTATATACATATTTAAGTAAAAAATACATACCGAAAAATGTCATAATGCAGAATACAACTGCAAAGATCCTTCCGAAATTTCCAGAAGCATCTGTTGATCGCATTAATATATCGGTTTTTGTGTCCCCTAAATATTGACTAACAAAATTGTTAAAAGTACTTATTGCCGCTCCTACTTGTAAAACAATACATCCAATAATTGTTGCCAATGCTACAGTTTTTTTCTTTTTGCAAAAGGAAATAGGCAAATAAAGTAGAAAGAATAATGTACTAAAATGTATGGTTGATGCAATTAGTATAAAAATTATATACTTTGCAATATATTTTTTTCTTTTATTTAACAAACTATCCATCGCAATCAAGACAAACGGAATAGCCGCCAAATTTCTAATATATTGAAAATACACTACTGACGGGTACAATAGAAAAAGCCCTAACACGATTGGAGATTTTGTGCTATTTCTTTCTGCAAACCATACCATGAAAAAAATTTCAACGAACGAGCATATTACAAAAAAAGTTCTATATCCAATCTCTAGTCTATGTCCCAGCATAACTAAAAATGTGTACCCGATTTCTGTATAGGATTGATAATTTTCATAATTAATATATCGAGAGATTCCGATGTCTACATCGTAAGCGCCTTTACTCCAACCAAGTAAAATCCACATATAGATAAACAAGATCGTCAAAACAAACTTCTTATATCTATTACTCTTCCCCACCTGAATTTCATATAATGCCGTTCCAATAAAAACAACACCCCATAAAAAATAAAGCATATTCTTCACCTGCCATCTTTATAATCTCTTTATCTTTCGAAACAATATATAGATTACTTTTTTGACGACTCCTCTATGAAATATGAATAACGATAACAAATATATGGTTAGATACAGCAGAAAACTAACATACAAATTGTTCAATCTACTAATGATATAAAATCCAGCCGTCATACAAATACAATATAGGAAATTCTTATGCCACTTAACAGCAAATTTATTTCTAAAATAAGATTCAGCAAGCAGATAATATATTATTAACGTAACAACAGAAGCATACGATATCGCTTCTGGAGTTTTAAACCAATAATAAGCAATAAAATTTGCTGCTATTGAAATTCCTAAAACAAGTACATTCTTAAAAAAGAATAAATGATTTTTGTTCATTAGCTTGTAATAATTTTGCATTACAACAGATATAACAGAACTAAATGCAAGACCAGGAAAAACAATTCTAAAAATCTCAAGCGAATATGTATATTGCGGTAAAAACCATTTTACAAAAATAGATAACGGGAAATAAGCGTTTAAAGAAAGAAATATAAAGCATACCATATAAGAAACAAGAGAAGGATATATTTCTTTTATCTTACATTCGCTCGTCTTCTTTAAGACTGGATATATAACAGTAGAAATTGCAGAGGTACAAACAGTTACAAGTGAAAGCATGTTGTATGCGAACGAATATACACCATATGTTTTGGTATCAAAATATATTGAAACAAATTGTCGGTCAATATTCAAGATTAATGTTGAACACATTGAAGCAATTAAAAAAGGCATTCCTATTCTTATTACTTCTTTGATTTCATATGTGAATATTGTGCCCTTTTCTGCATTTCCGAATGTTATATCGCAAAATTTTCTCAAGTATAATACGTATAAAACTGTGCTTATTATTAACACAAAGGTTAAATACCATTTATACGATAATAATTGCTTAGAATTGATGTAATATATACATACCATCAAAACAACAGATACGACTGTAAGCATAGATTTAACTATGTTTCTCATAGAATAGTCGTTAAATCTCAACGTCATCTGAGCAACATATTGATAATAGGCAGTCATATTTAGTTCAACCAAATAAATGGAAAGAGCAATAAAAATATATTTATATTCACCGTTTAAAAAAAATAATGAGAACAATATAATTACTGCTAGTACTGCTATTTGTATATAAAATATGAGTTTAGTAAAGCAGCGTATTTTCTGCTTATTAAGTCTGCTATATTCTATTCCGCTATATTTTAAATACACTCCTTCCGATATTCCAAAAGAAAAAATACCGATATAAGTAGCATATAGAGTGAAAATTTTATAATAACCATATTCTTCGACTCCTAGCACCTTAGGTATAAGAAAACCTACAAATACTCCCGAAATCACTATACATAAATTACTCAAAGATACTTTTACTATATTTTTAAGCGTGCTATTCCCACTCATATTATGTATTTCTCCAGTCATCATCTAGGCTCATTTTTCCAAGTTTTTAAATTCGTTTTTACATCCAGTGCATCGCTTTTTGCATTAAGTTTGTTTGACATTTTACATATCTTTCGTTTGCGTAGGAATTAATATCCAATCATCTATATATAAACCATTTTTATCCCCATTTGTAAACCATGCGTCAGGTGCAATAACGATCTTATTTTCATTTTTGGCTAAGTACTGAGCCCACCAGCTAAATGAGCTATTTGAAATGATAAAATGTTTACACTTTGTCATCATTCTAAGTTTTTCCTCTACAGTATCTTTTCCACTTTCATAATAGAATTTACATTCCGGAAATTTTTCTTCTAATTTTATATAAGATTTTACCCATTCTAAATCATCGCTAAATACGATAAATATAGCGTTTCTGACCTTACTTTTTATAAGTTCTATTGCGTTATAAAAATACTCCTTATCACACACAAAAAGTTTCTTTTTTACTTTAGGTACGAGATAGTTGCCTCCTCTAATAGAAACACATACCGAGTTTTCTCTTTCCGCTATATTATACAAATATTCATTTTCTGATATTGGTTTAGTTGTTGGTACAATTTCATTTGACAATTCCGCTTCTACGTCATGAAAAAAACGAACATCCTGCCACCATCCATTTACAATTATTTCATTGTTTCGAATTGCAGGAATATTTATATAACTATTCTTCTGCCACAACAGATATCCTTTGGATGCCATAAGATTAAAATATATCCTAGGTATAACTTTTTTCACTATCCTGATAATAGGATTGGAGAAATCAGCAAACCAAGGCAATTTTATATCTTCAATAAGAATACTGTCATTTAACTTATAATTGCTCATTTCATAATTAAATTTTCCTGGAACCCACGCTGCTTTTTCAGATCTATGTTCTAACTCATAAATGTTGCAAATGATTTTTCCACCGTATTCTTTTTGTAAATGCCTGGCAAACGCATACTGAAACAGTTGATTTCCAAGTCTTCCGGTCAAATAAACATGAATTTCCATATATCTGTTGCTCCTCACCATTCACTTTATATCTGCGCATATCTATGGTTAAAACGCCGCGTCTTTTTGCTTTACCACATAAAAAAGCTTCTTCGTGAATCCAAATCCAAAATATGATAGTAACACGGCAATTTTTGTCTTGCTTCTGCATTCTCTACTTACAATGATTGACAATCGAATCTCTTTTATTAATAGTTTTATTTGTTTACGTACAATATCATATTTACTATCATTAGGTAATTGAAATAGAATATGAAAGTAAACAGATACAGCTTTTTGGTAAGATGCAGGTAATAATTCAGGATGACTCTGAGCATATTGAATGTTATCTTTGGCTATATCTAACATTATTAATTTCTTTTCTTGAAATTTTCTTATTGATGAATTAGATCTTATTAAATATTCAATCTTACATTCATAAGAATATCCCACTCGGTCTGCTTTCTCATATATAAAATGCATAGTTGCCCAATCTTCACTGAAGCATTCCTTAAATCGAATATCTTCCCACAATTCTTTTTTGTATAATTTTCCCCATGGACCTATGTTAATCACACCATCTGTCCATAAACTTTTAATCGCCTCAGTCCCTGTCAGTTCAACATATCCCTCCCCTGTTTTTCTTTCTCGTAAGAAAGTTCCGTTTTCATCAAAAATTTCGTTATTACACGCTGAAATATCTAAATGCTTTTCTTTCATCATGTTATACAAAAATTCAATGTAATCTTTTTTAGCTGTATCATCTGAATCTAAAAAACAGATGTACTCTCCACGTGCTATATCAAGAGCTTTATTTCTTGCCGATCCTTGTCCGCCATTTTTTTTATGAATCACCTTAATTCTTTTATCTTTTTGAGCCCAAAGATCACATATAACAGAACTATTATCTATAGACCCGTCGTTTACCAACAGGATTTCTATATTTCTATATGTTTGATTTGTCAAACTTTGAATACTTCTATCTACATAAGCCTCTACATTATAGACAGGCACTATTATTGAAACTAGACCGCCCATATTATCTCACCTCATAAAGTAACAGTATAGAAAGTAAAAATACATGGCGTCTTGTAATATGTTAACC
Proteins encoded in this window:
- a CDS encoding 4Fe-4S binding protein, whose amino-acid sequence is MEYDTEGFLYPVIDEHKCIKCKKCLKICFFPKKTLFKAERS
- a CDS encoding glycosyltransferase family 2 protein codes for the protein MGGLVSIIVPVYNVEAYVDRSIQSLTNQTYRNIEILLVNDGSIDNSSVICDLWAQKDKRIKVIHKKNGGQGSARNKALDIARGEYICFLDSDDTAKKDYIEFLYNMMKEKHLDISACNNEIFDENGTFLRERKTGEGYVELTGTEAIKSLWTDGVINIGPWGKLYKKELWEDIRFKECFSEDWATMHFIYEKADRVGYSYECKIEYLIRSNSSIRKFQEKKLIMLDIAKDNIQYAQSHPELLPASYQKAVSVYFHILFQLPNDSKYDIVRKQIKLLIKEIRLSIIVSRECRSKTKIAVLLSYFGFGFTKKLFYVVKQKDAAF
- a CDS encoding ATP-grasp fold amidoligase family protein, with translation MSIKSKIKSECPLLYQLYKILTDIKDAQKIKSAENKFYSLADWQIRQLDSELYFKAQGKVLDWNHLLTYTEKMQWAKLYDKDPRKVILSDKYAVRAWVSETIGEEYLIPLIGVWDKYEDINFKVLPEQFVMKTNHGSNDVVIVRSKSKLSLAQKIEMRRKITNSLKRDYGSIYCELHYGKIPAKIIAEKFLDSGETDLQDYKFLCFSGKPYFCWVDIGRYTKHKRNVYDLNWNLQDWNQFTYGNTEYEIEKPKNFDQMIGLAEKLSRGFSHVRVDLYNIDGKIYFGEMTFTNGSGFEKIIPPSADLMLGNLWDIDTKSNSEDSTKKLERDTK
- a CDS encoding Coenzyme F420 hydrogenase/dehydrogenase, beta subunit C-terminal domain; translation: MTNTNYPICYAVKNKNIDIVAQSRSGGAFTAFSDDVLEKGGVIYGCVFEGLKVLHIRAVSKEGRDRMRNSKYIQSNIENIYLQVKKDLDAQKIVLFSGTPCQCHAIKKYIGNKVYENLILIDIVCQGVASTKVWEDYCAYVSKKVKEPIVSVSFRNKKFGWKSHIESFYGNKKEYHSGIMRDLISNRYILRPSCYSCPYKNMQRQGDLTLGDLWTDEQMKLPFNDYDGISLVLVNSDKGQEIFNASASKTESIRIDITRCKQRSLHTQVEPQKNREAFWKNYKKRSFSYIISHYTTETRTNRFKKFIKQVVRRG
- a CDS encoding lipopolysaccharide biosynthesis protein; translated protein: MNIVKGLLKKYNTLPIAAKATIWFVFCSTLQKCISLITTPVFTRIMNTEQYGQFSVYNSWLQIFTIITTLRLNYAVFNKGMSKYKDDRDGYTSTMQSLTFIITGIVFLIYLLFHNQINAITELPTFVMVALFLELFVTPAIDFWTIRKRYEYIYKPVVIRTLIMAVLNASIGIVAVLLSEEKGYARILTCILVNICFGTVLFIYNRRHGKIWLKKEYVVFALSFNLPLLLHYISQYILEQFDRVMIQKLVGIAQAGIFSVAYNAGIMMKIVTQSINNALVPWQYEQLEKKNFKEIDNVLFAVFLLIGGCALIFSAFAPEIMKILADEKYYEAIYVIPPVAIGTFFSFAYTTFANVEFFFNQNKFTMYISMLGAVLNISLNYLCIKKFGYIAAAYTTLFCYIVFTVSHYIYMTVSVKKMLAVSKVFNTKRISLLAVSILFVGLILIGLYDKIIIRYLFIICGLGTLYFKRKQIINISKLVQRK
- a CDS encoding oligosaccharide flippase family protein: MMTGEIHNMSGNSTLKNIVKVSLSNLCIVISGVFVGFLIPKVLGVEEYGYYKIFTLYATYIGIFSFGISEGVYLKYSGIEYSRLNKQKIRCFTKLIFYIQIAVLAVIILFSLFFLNGEYKYIFIALSIYLVELNMTAYYQYVAQMTLRFNDYSMRNIVKSMLTVVSVVLMVCIYYINSKQLLSYKWYLTFVLIISTVLYVLYLRKFCDITFGNAEKGTIFTYEIKEVIRIGMPFLIASMCSTLILNIDRQFVSIYFDTKTYGVYSFAYNMLSLVTVCTSAISTVIYPVLKKTSECKIKEIYPSLVSYMVCFIFLSLNAYFPLSIFVKWFLPQYTYSLEIFRIVFPGLAFSSVISVVMQNYYKLMNKNHLFFFKNVLVLGISIAANFIAYYWFKTPEAISYASVVTLIIYYLLAESYFRNKFAVKWHKNFLYCICMTAGFYIISRLNNLYVSFLLYLTIYLLSLFIFHRGVVKKVIYILFRKIKRL
- a CDS encoding EpsG family protein, whose protein sequence is MLYFLWGVVFIGTALYEIQVGKSNRYKKFVLTILFIYMWILLGWSKGAYDVDIGISRYINYENYQSYTEIGYTFLVMLGHRLEIGYRTFFVICSFVEIFFMVWFAERNSTKSPIVLGLFLLYPSVVYFQYIRNLAAIPFVLIAMDSLLNKRKKYIAKYIIFILIASTIHFSTLFFLLYLPISFCKKKKTVALATIIGCIVLQVGAAISTFNNFVSQYLGDTKTDILMRSTDASGNFGRIFAVVFCIMTFFGMYFLLKYVYKIKMNNDKDNLFFNINLLSFICIPLTLNYGVGFARIPTLLLLVNYTFLVSKISMIESQKKRLLMYCILGIFLLGLFILAFRNIEYRNLVLYPFFEQNELIEWLFN
- a CDS encoding alpha-1,2-fucosyltransferase codes for the protein MEIHVYLTGRLGNQLFQYAFARHLQKEYGGKIICNIYELEHRSEKAAWVPGKFNYEMSNYKLNDSILIEDIKLPWFADFSNPIIRIVKKVIPRIYFNLMASKGYLLWQKNSYINIPAIRNNEIIVNGWWQDVRFFHDVEAELSNEIVPTTKPISENEYLYNIAERENSVCVSIRGGNYLVPKVKKKLFVCDKEYFYNAIELIKSKVRNAIFIVFSDDLEWVKSYIKLEEKFPECKFYYESGKDTVEEKLRMMTKCKHFIISNSSFSWWAQYLAKNENKIVIAPDAWFTNGDKNGLYIDDWILIPTQTKDM